One segment of Balaenoptera ricei isolate mBalRic1 chromosome 8, mBalRic1.hap2, whole genome shotgun sequence DNA contains the following:
- the LOC132369863 gene encoding large ribosomal subunit protein eL39-like: MSSHKTFRIKQFLAKKQKQNRPIAQWIQMKTGNKIRYNSKRRHWRRTKLGL; the protein is encoded by the coding sequence ATGTCTTCTCACAAGACTTTCAGGATCAAGCAATTCCTggccaagaaacaaaagcagaatcgTCCCATTGCCCAGTGGATTCAAATGAAAACTGGTAATAAAATCAGGTACAACTCTAAGAGAAGACATTGGAGAAGAACCAAGCTGGGTCTATAA